A single Anopheles arabiensis isolate DONGOLA chromosome 2, AaraD3, whole genome shotgun sequence DNA region contains:
- the LOC120898830 gene encoding HEAT repeat-containing protein 5B isoform X4: MELSHSLTLNEAALSQLPEQKRPVFIFEWLRFLDKVLVAAQKSDIKGCQKKLVEQLTQHIQGAPGPPTRKLIARCLATLFSVGDTFLLFETVNKCNDILKNKDDSPSYLPTRLAAICVVGCMYEKLGRMMGRSYEETVQILLKSLKNAESQSRIEIMMTLEKVCAGMGSAIANVHKDIYKAVRYCLTDRVMAVRVAASNCLLEMTGHAPFLYTTELESLASLCFRAFDGCNYEVRCAVARLLGTLIACTQNGSLRNFSSMTASASSTKSLRPVSLDEALGVLMAGFLRGGVSFLKGTGEIIKGSSGVNREVRVGVTHAYVVFVQTMGGLWLERNLQPFLVHVLDLVANPKAASSHVDAVYSRKCINFILRSVIGKMLGEKAQSSACKELVHLIAKQMNSIDFNPENAKDSNQETLFSQHLLVCALQELGSLVLLLGTTAQNLLADQSLNFIDAICAVLIHPCMAARLAAAWCLRCVCVAVPGQITPLIDRFIDAIEKMRTSPDAISGYSGALAAVLGGVRYSPLGIPHTRGKIIFNTAEELLRTASQNSRLSLNRTQAGWLLIGAIMTLGVPVVKGLLPRMLLLWRNAFPRSTKELESEKARGDAFTWQVTLEGRAGALSVMHSFLLHCPELVTDDITRRLLTPIESALAMLINITSVLKNYGQHLKAPTAMVRLRLYETLSLLPANALESSYTHLLRMLVSEFTLTENPANTTTSFLRQMCHGDDSIILGTWLQDTDHRTIEDQMEPNRKADGDYLQPNSAAGSGALEHDACCLYRGIAAGEQCPGPLPLGVAVIDMSVILFGLIFPKVANKHRLQMLEHFGECIKHAKSSRQEAVQMNIFTALLSGLKGLTETKSAIGQDDVRKSATNLIIGALTSANPILRCAAGEALGRIAQVVGDSRVTAELAQTSFDRLKSARDVVTRTGHSLALGCLHRYVGGMGSSQHLNTSVSILLALAQDGSSPVVQVWSLYALSLIADSGGPMFRGYVEPSLSLALKLLLTVPQSHVDVHQCIGRVLSALITTIGPELQGDANSVATARSSFLCAAAIMQAHSDPLVQAEATGCLQQLHLFAPRNVNLSTLVPNLCQNLSSNYLMLRKAAVSCLRQLTTREAKEVCEHAANLVSDEDRYALSDYGLPGVLFGMLDTESDSQMVRNIHDTITSMLQILAAENLSQWLSMCKNVLTVASDASVGAEGTLPGAAGGGGGGAGGAGGGGGGGGSGAAGKDGAAGDHRGEGDDGDDDDDDDDDDNMEFHAEDHQATHPAVQPRWPTRVFAAECVRKVIATCENASANHFDLLAAKEMQMTKSRGDFLVLHLSDLIRMAFMAATSDSDQLRLEGLKTLQEIIDKFAHVPEPEFPGHLLLEQFQAQVGAALRPAFSQDTPSHVTAAACEVCSAWIGSGVARDLNDLRRVHQLLVSNLSKLSSRTNSTQLYNESMATLEKLSILKAWGQVYIMAMVGHGAAPASQMLKALSSSAGSPSQLAGASAAQPKEFSRLAFDDEFGDFESRGESLLSLVQPELDNLSKHWLAALKDYALLSLPAEYASQLPHDGGAFYTNDTMNLSKPHYLISWPSILYAAALWLNAEGFRQGDDEGQLSRAQEEDRANANDVPSAKGQTASVTNSGTAATAISHGSPSADRFHLIFGICMEALCSTRTNEKLDSVIACLQSLYTVFDSAWSREMLMQNKTLPVELCNVLHRLILTRDSVQVQYLCISILKQTIAAANECLEREKEVERRKKVARIATTGGEQGEQAGENNGNDEPVEEPSHELDFLGEGGEEGEILPGKSLVYAVLEVVLCLLARQIPGMNPSQSTRVANEQLQRQLAQAQNGLIKLGDDNCLLVAHAIQSLNELPKLCSPLGALSILPTILYLTTGVIKEVATKSVHDESPIASTNVVVQAAVQLLKTLATDRYGRHELSGEEWCKLLQSALGRLIDLTKTGCEETKMDEVTVMLAIAVFLLHSPAGVVSVLNLQYPCINHFRQCFQSASLPVRLKCVQTMRSIFANGDLRVSTPYIHALAPRLIEQLYSEQARNPTNEHELALVLEGITTVETLIALAEPQNRELMQGIQMLTLLVPILINYLDDPEEPKQLAPQQQQRTKSKYVTALNDHAIQWLMKIGLKYPQEFKTFMAQAPDLRRKLEAAIKRNQMNATLQKSKSEAANAAARNSAAQQQKPTIQLKTDFSNFSFA; the protein is encoded by the exons ATGGAGCTGTCGCACAGTCTCACGCTCAACGAGGCCGCCCTCAGCCAGCTGCCTGAGCAGAAGCGGCCCGTATTCATCTTCGAATGGTTGCGCTTCCTGGACAAGGTGCTGGTCGCGGCCCAAAAGTCCGACATCAAGGGCTGCCAGAAGAAGCTGGTCGAGCAGCTGACGCAACACATCCAGGGGGCGCCGGGGCCGCCCACGCGCAAGCTGATCGCCCGCTGTCTGGCCACCCTCTTCTCGGTCGGCGACACGTTTCTGCTGTTCGAAACGGTCAACAAGTGCAATGACATACTGAAAAACAAGGACGATTCGCCGAGCTACCTGCCGACTCGGCTGGCCGCGATCTGCGTGGTGGGCTGCATGTACGAGAAGCTTGGCCGCATGATGGGCCGCTCGTACGAGGAGACGGTCCAGATCCTGCTCAAGTCGCTCAAGAACGCGGAATCGCAGTCGCGCATCGAGATCATGATGACGCTGGAGAAGGTGTGCGCCGGCATGGGCTCGGCCATCGCGAACGTGCACAAGGACATCTACAAGGCGGTGCGGTACTGTCTGACCGATCGCGTGATGGCGGTGCGGGTGGCCGCCTCCAACTGTCTGCTGGAGATGACCGGGCACGCCCCGTTCCTGTACACGACCGAGCTGGAAAGCTTGGCCTCGCTGTGCTTCCGCGCGTTCGACGGCTGCAACTACGAGGTGCGGTGCGCGGTGGCCCGGCTGCTCGGCACACTGATCGCCTGCACGCAGAACGGCAGCCTGCGCAACTTTAGCAGCATGACGGCGTCGGCCTCGAGCACGAAATCGCTCCGGCCGGTGTCGCTGGACGAGGCGCTCGGCGTGCTGATGGCGGGCTTTCTGCGCGGCGGCGTCTCCTTCCTGAAGGGCACGGGCGAAATCATCAAGGGCAGCTCGGGCGTAAATCGGGAGGTGCGCGTCGGCGTCACCCACGCGTACGTGGTGTTCGTGCAGACGATGGGCGGGCTGTGGCTGGAGCGCAACCTGCAGCCGTTCCTGGTGCACGTGCTCGACCTGGTGGCCAACCCGAAGGCGGCCTCGTCCCACGTCGATGCGGTGTACTCGCGCAAGTGCATCAACTTCATACTGCGCTCCGTCATCGGCAAGATGCTGGGCGAGAAGGCGCAATCGTCCGCCTGCAAGGAGCTGGTACACCTGATCGCGAAGCAGATGAACTCGATCGACTTCAATCCGGAGAACGCGAAAGACTCCAACCAGGAGACGCTGTTCAGCCAGCATCTGCTCGTGTGCGCGCTGCAGGAGCTGGGCagcctggtgctgctgctcggcacCACCGCGCAGAACCTGCTCGCCGACCAGTCGCTCAACTTCATCGACGCCATCTGCGCCGTGCTGATCCATCCGTGCATGGCGGCCCGGCTAGCGGCCGCCTGGTGTTTACGGTGCGTTTGCGTTGCCGTGCCAGGGCAGATCACGCCACTGATCGATCGGTTTATCGATGCGATCGAGAAGATGCGCACCTCGCCGGACGCCATTTCCGGGTACAGTGGAGCGCTGGCGGCCGTGCTCGGTGGCGTACGGTACTCACCGCTTGGGATACCGCACACGCGCGGGAAAATCATCTTCAACACCGCCGAAGAGCTGCTGCGTACGGCAAGCCAGAACAGCCGGCTGTCGCTCAATCGAACGCAGGCCGGCTGGCTGCTGATCGGAGCCATCATGACGCTGGGGGTGCCGGTGGTGAAGGGTCTGCTGCcccggatgctgctgctctggAGGAACGCATTTCCCCGCTCGACCAAGGAGCTGGAATCGGAGAAGGCACGCGGGGACGCCTTCACCTGGCAGGTGACGCTCGAGGGCCGGGCCGGGGCGCTGTCCGTGATGCACAGCTTCCTGCTGCACTGTCCCGAGCTCGTGACGGACGATATTACGCGCCGGCTGCTGACACCGATCGAGAGCGCTTTGGCGATGCTGATCAA caTAACGTCCGTGCTGAAAAACTACGGCCAGCATCTGAAAGCACCGACGGCGATGGTACGCCTGCGGCTGTACGAAACGTTATCGCTGCTGCCCGCGAACGCGCTGGAATCGTCCTACACGCACCTGCTGCGCATGCTGGTGTCGGAGTTTACGCTGACGGAGAATCCGGCCAACACGACCACCTCCTTTCTGCGGCAGATGTGCCATGGGGATGATTCGATCATACTGGGCACCTGGCTGCAGGACACCGACCATCGCACGATCGAAGATCAG ATGGAACCGAACCGTAAGGCTGACGGTGACTAT CTTCAACCGAACAGTGCCGCCGGTTCGGGTGCCCTGGAACACGATGCCTGCTGCCTGTACCGTGGCATCGCTGCCGGTGAGCAGTGCCCGGGCCCGCTGCCGCTCGGCGTCGCCGTGATCGACATGTCCGTCATACTGTTCGGGCTAATCTTCCCCAAGGTGGCGAACAAGCACCGGCTCCAGATGCTGGAGCACTTTGGCGAGTGCATCAAGCACGCGAAAAGCTCGCGCCAGGAAGCGGTCCAGATGAACATCTTCACCGCCCTGCTCAGCGGGCTGAAGGGTTTGACCGAGACGAAGTCAGCGATCGGGCAGGACGATGTGCGCAAGAGCGCAACGAACCTGATCATCGGCGCGCTGACCAGTGCCAATCCGATACTGCGCTGTGCGGCGGGAGAGGCGCTCGGCCGCATCGCCCAGGTGGTGGGCGATTCGCGCGTAACGGCCGAGCTGGCCCAGACCAGCTTCGATCGGTTGAAGTCGGCCCGGGACGTGGTGACGCGCACGGGCCATTCGCTGGCCCTCGGCTGCCTCCATCGGTACGTCGGCGGGATGGGCTCGTCGCAGCATCTGAACACGAGCGTGTCGATACTGCTGGCGCTCGCCCAGGACGGCAGCTCGCCGGTCGTACAGGTGTGGTCGCTTTACGCACTGTCGCTGATAGCCGATTCCGGCGGTCCCATGTTCCGCGGGTACGTTGAGCCGTCGCTGTCGCTCGCGCtcaagctgctgctgaccgTCCCGCAATCGCACGTGGACGTGCACCAGTGCATAGGGCGTGTGCTGAGCGCCCTGATCACGACGATCGGGCCGGAGCTGCAGGGCGACGCGAACTCCGTTGCAACGGCGCGCTCGTCGTTCCTGTGCGCGGCCGCCATCATGCAGGCGCACTCGGACCCGCTGGTGCAGGCGGAGGCGACGGGCtgcctgcagcagctgcacctGTTCGCGCCGCGCAACGTCAACCTGTCGACGCTCGTCCCGAACCTGTGCCAGAACCTGAGCAGCAACTATTTGATGCTGCGCAAGGCGGCCGTCTCCTGCCTGCGCCAGCTGACGACGCGCGAAGCGAAGGAGGTGTGCGAGCACGCGGCCAACCTGGTGAGCGACGAGGACCGGTACGCGCTGTCGGATTACGGGCTGCCGGGCGTGCTGTTCGGCATGCTCGACACGGAAAGCGACAGCCAGATGGTGCGCAACATTCACGACACCATCACCTCGATGCTGCAGATACTGGCCGCGGAAAATCTGTCCCAGTGGTTGAGCATGTGCAAGAATGTGCTTACCGTCGCGTCGGATGCGTCGGTCGGCGCGGAAGGCACGCTTCCCGGTGCAGCGGGAGGAGGAGGCGGCGGGGCCGGTGGtgctggcggtggcggtggtggtggtggtagtggggCAGCCGGCAAGGATGGCGCTGCCGGGGACCACCGGGGCGAAGGAGACGAtggcgacgatgacgatgacgacgatgacgatgacaatATGGAGTTCCATGCGGAGGACCACCAGGCAACGCATCCGGCGGTGCAGCCGCGCTGGCCGACCCGCGTGTTTGCGGCCGAGTGCGTGCGCAAGGTGATTGCGACGTGCGAAAATGCCAGCGCGAACCATTTCGATCTGCTGGCGGCGAAGGAGATGCAGATGACCAAGTCGCGCGGCGACTTCCTGGTGCTGCATCTGTCCGACCTGATCCGGATGGCGTTCATGGCGGCGACGAGCGATTCGGACCAGCTGCGGCTGGAGGGCCTGAAGACGCTGCAGGAAATCATCGACAAGTTTGCGCACGTGCCGGAGCCCGAGTTCCCGGGCCACCTGCTGCTCGAGCAGTTCCAGGCGCAGGTCGGGGCGGCCCTGCGGCCCGCCTTCTCGCAGGACACGCCGTCCCACGTGACGGCGGCCGCGTGCGAGGTGTGCAGCGCGTGGATCGGGTCCGGTGTCGCGCGCGATCTGAACGATCTGCGGCGCGTCCATCAGCTGCTTGTGTCGAACCTGAGCAAGCTGAGCAGCCGCACCAACAGCACGCAGCTGTACAACGAAAGCATGGCCACGCTGGAGAAGCTGAGCATCCTGAAGGCCTGGGGCCAGGTGTACATTATGGCGATGGTGGGGCACGGTGCCGCCCCGGCCAGCCAGATGCTGAAGGCGCTCAGCTCGTCCGCCGGCTCCCCTTCGCAGCTGGCAGGTGCGTCCGCCGCCCAGCCGAAAGAGTTCAGCCGGCTGGCGTTCGACGACGAGTTTGGCGATTTCGAGAGCCGGGGCGAAAGCTTGCTCTCGCTAGTGCAGCCCGAGCTGGACAATCTGTCCAAGCATTGGCTGGCGGCGCTGAAAGACTACGCACTGCTGTCGCTGCCGGCGGAGTACGCGAGCCAGCTGCCCCACGACGGGGGAGCGTTCTACACGAACGACACGATGAATCTTTCCAAACCGCACTATTTGATTTCGTGGCCATCGATCCTGTACGCGGCAGCCCTGTGGCTGAACGCGGAAGGATTCCGGCAGGGCGACGACGAGGGCCAGCTGTCCCGCGCCCAGGAAGAGGACAGAGCGAACGCGAACGATGTGCCGAGCGCGAAGGGACAAACGGCGTCCGTCACGAACAGTGGCACCGCCGCCACTGCGATATCGCACGGTAGCCCGAGCGCGGACCGGTTCCACCTCATCTTTGGCATCTGCATGGAGGCGCTGTGCAGTACGCGCACGAACGAGAAGCTGGACAGTGTGATCGCCTGCCTGCAGTCGCTCTACACGGTGTTCGATTCGGCCTGGTCGCGCGAGATGCTCATGCAGAACAAAACGCTCCCCGTGGAGCTGTGCAACGTGCTGCATCGGTTGATACTGACGCGGGACAGCGTGCAGGTACAGTACCTGTGCATTTCGATACTGAAACAAACGATAGCGGCCGCGAACGAGTGTCTGGAGCGGGAGAAGGAGGTGGAGCGGCGAAAGAAGGTGGCACGCATCGCCACTACTGGCGGCGAGCAGGGCGAGCAAGCGGGTGAAAATAATGGTAACGACGAACCGGTGGAAGAGCCATCCCACGAGCTGGACTTCCTCGGCGAAGGCGGAGAAGAGGGCGAAATATTGCCCGGCAAGTCGCTAGTGTATGCGGTGCTGGAGGTCGTTCTGTGCCTGCTAGCGCGCCAGATACCGGGCATGAACCCGTCCCAGAGTACGCGCGTGGCGAACGAGCAGCTGCAGCGCCAGCTGGCCCAGGCCCAGAACGGGCTGATCAAGCTCGGCGACGACAACTGTCTGCTGGTGGCGCACGCAATCCAAAGCCTGAACGAGCTGCCGAAGCTGTGCTCGCCGCTTGGCGCCCTGTCCATCCTGCCCACCATCCTGTACCTAACGACGGGCGTCATCAAGGAGGTGGCGACCAAATCGGTGCACGACGAGTCGCCGATCGCCAGCACGAACGTGGTGGTGCAGGCGGCGGTGCAGCTGCTGAAAACGCTCGCCACCGACCGGTACGGGCGGCACGAGCTGTCCGGCGAGGAGTGGTGCAAGCTGCTGCAGAGCGCCCTCGGCCGCCTGATCGATCTCACCAAGACGGGCTGCGAGGAGACGAAGATGGACGAGGTGACGGTGATGCTGGCGATCGCGGTCTTTCTGCTGCACTCGCCGGCCGGCGTCGTGTCGGTGCTGAACCTGCAGTACCCGTGCATCAACCACTTCCGGCAGTGCTTCCAGAGCGCCTCGCTGCCGGTACGCCTGAAGTGTGTGCAGACGATGCGCTCGATCTTTGCGAACGGCGACCTGCGCGTGTCCACGCCGTACATACACGCGCTCGCACCCCGGCTGATCGAGCAGCTGTACTCGGAGCAGGCGCGCAACCCAACCAACGAACACGAGCTGGCGCTGGTGCTGGAAGGTATAACGACGGTGGAGACGCTGATTGCACTGGCGGAACCGCAGAATC GAGAATTGATGCAAG GCATCCAGATGCTAACCTTGCTCGTACCCATCCTCATCAACTACCTGGACGATCCAGAGGAACCGAAGCAGTTAGCGccccagcaacaacaacgaaccAAATCGAAGTACGTGACCGCACTGAACGATCACGCCATACAGTGGCTAATGAAGATCGGGCTAAAGTATCCGCAAGAGTTCAAAACGTTCATGGCACAAGCGCCCGACCTGCGCCGCAAGCTGGAAGCGGCCATCAAGCGCAACCAGATGAACGCCACGCTGCAGAAGAGCAAGAGCGAGGCGGCCAATGCGGCCGCCCGGAACAGTGCCGCCCAGCAGCAGAAACCGACGATACAGCTGAAGACGGATTTCAGCAATTTTAGCTTCGcatag